Proteins from a genomic interval of Bacteroidales bacterium:
- a CDS encoding 2-oxoacid:acceptor oxidoreductase subunit alpha — translation MTEKKSKVIELEEVVVKFAGDSGDGMQLAGSLFADNTATVGNDFATFPDYPAEIRAPHNTISGVSGFQIHFGSKLVISSGDIADVLVAMNPASLKANLNNVKYGGTIVVDADTFVGDGITKAGYTNSPLDDGSLKDYHLIAAPITSLTREAQKELGCDNKTADKCRNVFALGIIYYLFNRELESTFKYFETKFAKNQTIVEANKKVLAAGYNYAENVDANKTTFIVDKYPLKKGKYRYITGNSATAWGMIAAAEKAGLELYLGSYPITPATEILIELENRRDLGVKAYQAEDEIAGICSAIGAAFAGALAITTTSGPGLSLKSEAIGLAVMTELPIVIVDVQRGGPSTGLPTKTEQSDLLQALYGRNGEGQVVVIAASSPGNCFNFAFEAAKIALEHMTPVILLTDGYIANGSEVIPVPKLADLPKITPRLAKANDPNYAPYRRDEKTLARQWAIPGTEGLRHRIGGLEKENITGNVSHNPENHQLMATLRDEKVQRVADVIGDQKIIGDQEGDLLIVGWGGTYGALKNSLDSVKKKYPAKKIGLAHFNYINPLPKNTEDVFKKFKKIVVCELNFGQFAKYLKINLPQFKYEQYNKLKGLPFFVSELVDAYSKLLEE, via the coding sequence ATGACAGAGAAAAAAAGTAAGGTAATAGAATTAGAAGAAGTAGTTGTAAAATTTGCCGGTGATTCCGGTGACGGAATGCAACTGGCCGGATCATTATTTGCAGATAACACAGCAACTGTTGGTAATGATTTCGCAACTTTTCCAGATTATCCTGCTGAAATCAGAGCACCTCATAATACAATATCGGGTGTTTCAGGTTTCCAAATTCATTTCGGATCTAAACTTGTTATTTCTTCTGGCGATATCGCCGATGTATTAGTTGCAATGAATCCTGCTTCATTGAAAGCTAATCTCAATAATGTAAAGTACGGTGGTACAATAGTTGTAGATGCCGATACCTTTGTAGGAGATGGTATCACAAAAGCAGGCTATACCAATAGTCCGCTTGATGACGGCTCATTGAAAGACTATCATCTTATTGCCGCACCAATCACCAGCCTTACTCGTGAAGCTCAAAAAGAGCTTGGCTGTGATAACAAAACAGCTGATAAATGTAGAAACGTCTTTGCTTTAGGTATAATTTATTATCTATTTAACAGAGAATTAGAATCTACTTTTAAATACTTTGAAACAAAGTTTGCCAAAAATCAAACTATTGTTGAAGCAAATAAAAAAGTCCTTGCAGCAGGTTATAACTACGCAGAAAATGTTGATGCAAACAAAACAACTTTTATAGTAGATAAATATCCTTTGAAAAAAGGTAAATATCGCTATATTACAGGTAATAGTGCAACAGCTTGGGGTATGATAGCCGCTGCTGAAAAAGCCGGACTCGAACTTTATCTCGGATCCTATCCTATTACTCCTGCTACTGAAATTCTTATTGAACTTGAAAATAGAAGAGATCTCGGGGTTAAAGCTTATCAGGCTGAAGACGAAATAGCGGGTATATGCTCTGCTATCGGTGCTGCCTTTGCAGGTGCTCTCGCCATAACAACTACCAGCGGTCCCGGACTTTCTTTAAAAAGTGAAGCTATAGGACTTGCCGTTATGACCGAATTACCGATCGTTATTGTTGATGTTCAACGCGGAGGCCCTTCTACAGGTTTACCTACAAAAACGGAACAATCCGATTTGTTACAAGCTCTTTATGGTAGAAATGGTGAAGGACAGGTTGTCGTTATCGCTGCTTCATCTCCCGGTAACTGTTTTAACTTTGCTTTCGAAGCAGCTAAAATAGCTCTTGAACATATGACTCCGGTTATACTTCTTACCGACGGATATATTGCTAACGGTTCTGAAGTTATACCTGTTCCTAAACTTGCTGATCTTCCAAAAATTACTCCGCGCCTCGCTAAAGCTAATGACCCTAATTATGCTCCATACCGTAGAGATGAAAAAACTCTTGCAAGACAATGGGCTATTCCGGGAACTGAAGGTTTAAGACATAGAATAGGCGGATTGGAAAAAGAAAATATAACGGGAAATGTTTCTCATAATCCCGAAAATCACCAACTTATGGCTACTCTCCGTGATGAAAAAGTACAAAGAGTGGCTGATGTTATTGGTGATCAAAAAATTATCGGTGACCAAGAAGGTGATTTGTTGATAGTTGGATGGGGTGGTACTTATGGTGCTCTTAAAAATTCCCTTGATAGCGTTAAGAAAAAATATCCTGCAAAAAAAATTGGTCTGGCTCACTTTAACTATATTAATCCACTTCCGAAAAATACGGAAGATGTATTCAAAAAGTTTAAAAAGATTGTTGTATGCGAACTTAATTTCGGGCAATTTGCTAAATATCTTAAAATTAATTTGCCGCAGTTTAAATATGAACAATATAATAAATTGAAAGGTTTACCTTTCTTTGTCTCTGAACTTGTTGATGCTTACTCAAAATTATTAGAAGAATAG
- a CDS encoding 2-oxoacid:ferredoxin oxidoreductase subunit beta, with protein sequence MENILKLTKEDFISDQMVKWCPGCGDHAILTSLEKIMPQLGKKKEDILIISGIGCSSRSPYYINTYGFHGIHGRALPIASGAKIANPNLSVWVTTGDGDCLAIGGNHFIHTIRRNMDIKIVLFNNEIYGLTKGQYSPTTPLGKVTKTSPMGTIEEPFNPGELVIGAGGTFFARSMDMNLKTQEEILLAASQHRGTAVTEILQNCVIFNNGAHAYINDREHRADRLIHLQHGKPMIFGKEMNKGIRLSPNSYQLEVVNIGENDITVDDLLVHDIHQEDRGVHMMLARMKAPDFPVAVGVIRSVIRPIYSDLLIEQIVRAKNSSTITNADELMQSGNTWNVE encoded by the coding sequence ATGGAAAATATATTAAAGCTTACAAAAGAAGATTTTATTAGTGATCAAATGGTAAAATGGTGTCCGGGATGCGGAGACCACGCTATTTTGACTTCCTTGGAAAAAATAATGCCGCAACTTGGTAAAAAGAAAGAAGATATTTTAATAATATCAGGTATCGGTTGTTCATCAAGAAGTCCTTATTATATTAATACGTACGGATTCCATGGTATTCACGGTAGAGCTCTTCCTATTGCTTCCGGTGCTAAAATAGCAAATCCGAATCTTAGCGTATGGGTTACTACGGGTGATGGAGACTGCCTTGCAATTGGCGGAAACCACTTCATACATACTATAAGACGTAATATGGATATAAAAATAGTTCTTTTCAATAATGAGATCTATGGACTAACTAAAGGCCAATATTCCCCGACAACTCCTTTGGGAAAAGTTACTAAAACTTCTCCTATGGGCACTATAGAAGAACCGTTTAATCCGGGAGAACTTGTTATTGGTGCCGGAGGAACATTCTTTGCCCGTTCTATGGATATGAACCTCAAAACCCAGGAAGAAATTTTATTGGCAGCATCACAACATAGAGGTACTGCCGTTACCGAAATATTGCAAAATTGCGTGATATTCAATAATGGAGCCCATGCTTACATTAATGACAGAGAACATAGAGCCGATAGATTGATTCATCTCCAACACGGAAAACCTATGATTTTTGGTAAAGAAATGAATAAAGGCATTCGTTTAAGCCCAAATTCATATCAGTTGGAAGTAGTTAATATAGGTGAAAACGACATCACTGTTGATGACCTCCTTGTTCATGATATTCATCAGGAAGATAGAGGTGTTCATATGATGTTGGCACGTATGAAAGCTCCGGATTTTCCTGTTGCCGTTGGCGTTATTAGATCTGTAATTAGACCGATTTATAGTGATTTACTTATAGAACAAATTGTACGAGCTAAAAACTCTTCAACTATAACTAATGCCGATGAATTAATGCAATCAGGTAATACCTGGAATGTAGAATAA
- a CDS encoding porin family protein codes for MRKFLLITCCLLSFSLSAQNKYNALSFNVGLSQQNLLNKFNSPITYSGFGIGGSLGYINTDYDKVHHEVRLSFSVSNLKPVYIDPASYNPNVYVSSINAELKYRYAQKVYNFSNGIKLYAGGNAMIDFGLRNNSVMGNGSTDINLSLLSLGISGGMYYKINQRMNLLWFIDIPIISYIYCTHYLGGVFVDEKIEFKLASFGSYQKLASDLCYEYYLKNGNAFRATYAFSVINNSNNQKLTIGNHTLFLGFLFNLSKPRKS; via the coding sequence ATGAGAAAATTTTTACTTATAACATGTTGTTTATTATCGTTTAGCTTATCTGCACAGAATAAATATAATGCCTTATCCTTTAACGTCGGATTATCTCAACAAAACTTACTTAATAAGTTTAATAGTCCCATAACATATTCGGGATTTGGTATCGGCGGAAGTCTCGGTTATATAAATACTGATTATGACAAAGTACATCACGAAGTCAGATTGTCCTTTTCCGTATCAAACTTAAAACCTGTGTATATTGATCCGGCTTCGTACAACCCGAATGTTTATGTTTCTTCAATAAATGCCGAACTTAAGTATCGTTATGCTCAAAAAGTTTATAATTTCTCAAACGGAATTAAACTTTATGCCGGCGGAAATGCGATGATAGATTTCGGGTTACGAAATAATAGTGTTATGGGTAACGGAAGCACGGATATTAACCTTTCATTACTTTCTTTGGGTATATCCGGCGGAATGTACTATAAGATAAATCAGAGAATGAATCTGCTCTGGTTTATTGATATTCCGATAATTTCATATATATATTGCACTCATTATTTAGGAGGAGTTTTTGTAGATGAAAAAATTGAATTTAAACTCGCTTCTTTTGGCTCATATCAAAAGCTTGCTTCTGATTTATGTTATGAGTATTATTTGAAAAATGGAAATGCTTTCCGTGCTACCTATGCTTTTTCGGTTATTAATAATTCTAACAACCAAAAGCTTACCATCGGAAACCATACTTTATTTCTCGGATTCTTGTTTAATCTCTCTAAACCACGGAAATCATGA
- a CDS encoding S41 family peptidase, whose protein sequence is MKKIFILIITVFSCIITSCDMLFMTNEASNDAVDNFESMWKQLDEKYSFFEYKNIDWDSVYNVYKPMVLSDMDEQDLFDILSKMMNALYDGHSNIFAPFDYSRNWSWFLDYPPNFDQNILERNYLGNDYSVTGPFKHKRLEGNIGYIYYSSFSGSLITQEQWDYLVREYVNTNAIIFDIRNNGGGYMANVQFIASQLINETCTYGYYKVKNGPEHDSFSDRIDLTVTPANKNKDHEGWQRPLANKDFYLLTNRHCYSAANFFATFMKQRPNTVIIGDNTGGGGGLPMDYQLPNGWNYRFSSTITYTNDGFNIEHGIEPDIKMDMSQEDIAQGKDSFIEKALSIIGD, encoded by the coding sequence ATGAAGAAAATATTTATATTGATAATAACTGTTTTTTCGTGTATAATAACTTCTTGCGATATGTTATTTATGACCAATGAAGCAAGTAATGATGCGGTGGACAATTTCGAGTCTATGTGGAAACAACTTGATGAAAAATATTCTTTTTTCGAATATAAAAATATTGATTGGGATTCGGTTTATAATGTTTATAAACCGATGGTTCTTTCTGATATGGATGAACAGGATCTTTTTGATATTCTTTCGAAAATGATGAACGCTTTATACGACGGACATTCAAATATTTTTGCTCCTTTCGATTATTCTAGAAATTGGAGTTGGTTTCTTGATTATCCGCCTAATTTTGATCAAAATATTTTAGAAAGAAACTATCTCGGAAATGATTATTCCGTCACAGGACCTTTTAAACACAAAAGACTAGAAGGCAATATAGGATATATTTATTATTCAAGCTTCTCCGGTTCATTAATTACACAAGAACAATGGGATTACCTTGTTAGAGAATATGTTAATACTAATGCAATAATCTTTGATATTAGAAATAATGGCGGAGGATATATGGCTAATGTGCAGTTTATTGCCTCTCAATTAATTAATGAAACCTGTACATATGGTTATTATAAAGTAAAAAATGGTCCTGAGCATGATAGTTTTAGTGATAGAATAGACCTTACCGTTACTCCTGCAAACAAAAATAAAGATCATGAAGGCTGGCAAAGACCGTTGGCTAATAAAGATTTTTATCTTCTTACAAACAGGCATTGCTATAGTGCGGCTAACTTTTTCGCAACGTTTATGAAACAACGTCCTAATACGGTTATTATCGGTGATAATACTGGCGGTGGCGGCGGATTACCGATGGATTACCAATTGCCGAACGGATGGAATTACAGGTTTTCCTCAACAATTACTTACACTAATGATGGTTTTAATATCGAACACGGTATTGAACCTGATATAAAAATGGATATGTCTCAGGAAGATATTGCTCAGGGTAAAGATTCTTTTATCGAAAAAGCTTTATCAATTATTGGAGATTAA
- the pth gene encoding aminoacyl-tRNA hydrolase encodes MDKYLIVGLGNPGVEYENTRHNIGWIILDALCKDLDTPFKSERYALTNTLRYKGRMLKLIKPTTFMNLSGKAVRYWLDKENISIENLLVISDDIDLDLGVLRLKTKGSGGSHNGLNNIIEILGTNNFSRLRFGIGHDYPQGYQVDYVLGKFNHEETEFLKEKINFAVSAVRSFVTAGASFTMTHYNNK; translated from the coding sequence ATGGATAAATATTTAATCGTCGGACTTGGAAACCCGGGTGTGGAATATGAAAATACCCGCCATAATATTGGTTGGATAATACTTGATGCACTTTGTAAAGATCTTGATACTCCTTTCAAATCGGAAAGATATGCGTTAACAAATACTCTTCGTTATAAAGGAAGAATGTTAAAACTTATTAAGCCGACAACATTTATGAATCTTAGCGGAAAAGCAGTGCGCTATTGGCTTGATAAAGAAAATATTTCAATTGAAAACTTATTGGTTATCTCCGATGATATCGACTTGGATTTGGGGGTTCTGAGATTAAAAACAAAAGGTAGCGGAGGCTCTCATAACGGATTAAATAATATTATTGAAATTCTTGGTACGAATAATTTCAGTAGATTGCGCTTTGGAATTGGTCATGACTATCCTCAAGGTTATCAAGTAGATTATGTATTAGGAAAATTTAACCACGAGGAAACGGAATTTCTAAAAGAAAAAATTAACTTTGCTGTTTCTGCTGTCAGAAGTTTTGTCACTGCAGGTGCAAGTTTTACAATGACTCATTATAATAACAAATAA
- a CDS encoding S41 family peptidase — protein MSQKTKSYIPLIIAIALCIGYILCLFINNAPLRNAHFIYKNNNREIDKFERIKYLIENKYVDEVDINHLEEIAIVSMLDSLDPHSTYISAEDLRASQESIKGNFEGIGVQFRIESDTVFIVNTIPNGPSEKMGIQAGDRIITVNDSLIAGVGITNAKVMKLLKGPKGTSVRVGIHRRNVDELLHFEIIRNVIDSKSVDVAYMIDNSLGYVRVSSFSLKTGDELHAALKRLKNQGMTELILDLRGNGGGALRSAVEVSSEFFERKTLIVYTEGTHSPRNNLYSFGGGQFINDKLVVLVDESSASASEIVAGAIQDHDRGTIVGRRTFGKGLVQEHIELPDQSAIHLTVSRYYTPSGRSIQRSYSGGKDEYYADFLDRYISGELISADSIHSFDTTQKYFTSSGRVVYGGGGINPDVFVPITNLKDKEFYYQLINKSIIFRFAFDYTDKHRKELIDKYIDPQGFIKEFNVTEKMLFELLSESEKKNITFDKQGYDAAKNEIKILIKAYIGRNLFDDEAFYPIYNQMDNDVIESIKVVKE, from the coding sequence ATGTCGCAAAAAACAAAATCGTATATTCCTCTTATAATAGCAATAGCTTTATGTATAGGGTATATTCTATGCTTGTTTATCAACAATGCTCCTTTAAGAAACGCGCATTTTATTTATAAAAACAATAATCGTGAGATTGATAAATTCGAAAGAATAAAATATCTGATCGAAAATAAATATGTAGATGAGGTAGATATTAATCATCTTGAAGAAATAGCTATCGTAAGTATGCTCGACAGCCTTGACCCGCATTCGACCTACATAAGCGCCGAAGATCTTCGCGCCAGCCAGGAATCAATAAAAGGTAACTTTGAAGGAATTGGAGTTCAGTTCAGAATAGAAAGCGATACTGTTTTTATTGTTAATACCATTCCTAACGGGCCGTCGGAAAAGATGGGAATTCAAGCGGGCGACCGCATAATTACTGTTAACGACAGCCTTATTGCCGGTGTTGGAATTACCAATGCTAAAGTTATGAAACTGCTGAAAGGACCTAAGGGAACTTCTGTTCGGGTTGGCATTCACAGAAGGAATGTTGATGAGTTGCTTCATTTCGAAATAATTAGAAATGTTATAGACAGCAAGAGTGTTGATGTTGCTTATATGATTGATAATAGTTTGGGCTATGTTAGAGTTTCGTCTTTTAGTTTAAAAACAGGAGATGAGCTGCATGCTGCTTTGAAAAGACTTAAAAACCAAGGAATGACGGAGTTAATTCTTGATCTGAGAGGTAATGGCGGCGGCGCTTTAAGAAGTGCTGTTGAAGTTTCTTCGGAGTTTTTTGAAAGAAAAACTTTAATTGTTTATACTGAAGGTACTCATAGCCCGCGAAATAACCTCTACAGTTTTGGTGGAGGACAATTTATTAATGACAAGTTGGTGGTTCTTGTTGATGAATCTTCTGCTTCCGCAAGTGAAATTGTTGCGGGCGCTATTCAAGATCACGATAGGGGAACTATTGTCGGCAGAAGAACCTTCGGAAAAGGTTTAGTTCAAGAACATATTGAACTGCCGGATCAGTCGGCTATACATCTTACAGTTTCACGATATTATACTCCAAGCGGAAGAAGTATTCAAAGATCTTATTCCGGCGGTAAAGACGAATATTATGCGGATTTTCTGGATAGATATATTTCGGGAGAATTAATTTCTGCCGATAGTATTCATTCTTTTGATACTACACAAAAATACTTTACATCTTCAGGTAGAGTAGTTTACGGCGGCGGCGGTATCAATCCGGATGTTTTCGTACCTATTACTAATTTGAAAGATAAAGAATTTTATTATCAATTGATAAATAAATCTATAATCTTCAGATTTGCCTTCGATTATACAGATAAACACAGGAAAGAACTTATTGATAAATATATTGATCCGCAAGGCTTTATTAAAGAGTTTAATGTTACTGAAAAAATGCTTTTCGAACTTCTTTCTGAGTCTGAAAAGAAAAATATTACTTTCGACAAACAAGGTTATGATGCGGCAAAAAATGAAATAAAAATTTTGATTAAAGCCTACATCGGAAGAAATTTATTTGATGATGAAGCGTTTTATCCTATTTACAATCAGATGGATAATGATGTGATTGAATCGATAAAGGTCGTTAAAGAATAA
- a CDS encoding UpxY family transcription antiterminator: MIRQDRKAWYTLKVTYCREMKLKKILDENNIENFIPLQNKLIVKNNKKQRQLIPAIHNLIFVNATKSDIDDLKQQLATTIPIKYFFDKNTNNPMIIPSFQMNSFIKLSRTYDDGLIYMNASKVVFKKGEKVRIIDGPFKGIEGQYMRVQNDRRVVIAIEGIMAVATAFVHPSQVQRLDD; this comes from the coding sequence ATGATTAGACAAGATAGAAAAGCTTGGTATACATTGAAAGTTACTTATTGTAGAGAAATGAAACTTAAAAAAATATTAGACGAAAACAACATAGAGAACTTTATTCCGTTACAAAATAAATTAATAGTTAAAAATAATAAAAAACAAAGACAACTAATTCCTGCTATTCATAATCTAATTTTTGTTAATGCAACAAAATCAGATATTGATGATTTAAAACAACAACTTGCAACTACTATCCCTATTAAATACTTTTTCGATAAAAATACCAATAATCCTATGATTATTCCGTCTTTTCAAATGAACAGTTTTATAAAATTATCCAGGACTTATGATGACGGATTAATTTATATGAATGCTTCAAAAGTCGTATTTAAAAAGGGTGAAAAGGTTAGAATTATAGATGGTCCCTTCAAAGGTATTGAGGGGCAATATATGCGTGTTCAAAATGATAGACGAGTGGTTATTGCTATTGAGGGTATAATGGCTGTTGCAACGGCTTTTGTTCATCCATCACAAGTACAACGACTTGATGACTGA
- a CDS encoding polysaccharide biosynthesis protein yields the protein MREKILLNKFLQRVTSSYISYWVILLIDVLLSTICTVLSYALIRYYLKTNLFELHNDLFVIVVFSFIASLISSLILMTYKRTIRHLRAKDYIRITGLALLKIVFGLLLVLAFINIDSVNWDYFFLFILVDFLLTLAAIFGVRMIMVVTYELLMSFTRDKCENILIYGIDEKSVSLEMRLRNSKHYFVCGFFIYGHNYKSYKISGKSVYNFKTEQDFINIINKKHIKAIIFAKHNDVQTENERLIGYCEKHSIKTLITPNISDDISGRVNIRKVKIEDLLGRDEIDLDMDHLKKNFNDKVIFVTGAAGSIGSEICRQLSKLEIKQLILFDIAETPLHNIRIELETKFPKANITCIIGDIRVKERLEMVFKKYLPEIVIHAAAYKHVPLMEENPCEAVLVNVVGTKNVADMAVKFGVKKMIVVSTDKAVNPTNIMGATKRLAEIYVQSLGSAIEQNTIESCTSFVTTRFGNVLGSNGSVIPHFRKQIENGGPVTVTHPDIIRYFMTIPEACRLVLEAAIMNETNKIFAFEMGDQVKIIDLAKRMIMLSGLVPNEDIKIEFIGLRPGEKLYEEVLNNEEDTIPTEHKKIKIANVRKYKFKEIINDFEKIESLSRKIEIDETVRLMKMMVPEYKSQNSEFTKFDN from the coding sequence ATGAGAGAAAAAATACTACTTAACAAATTTTTACAAAGAGTAACATCAAGTTATATAAGCTATTGGGTAATATTGCTTATAGATGTTTTATTATCAACAATATGTACAGTTCTGTCTTATGCATTAATAAGATATTACCTTAAAACAAATTTATTCGAACTTCATAATGATCTTTTCGTTATTGTTGTGTTCTCTTTTATAGCGAGTCTCATATCTTCTTTAATTCTAATGACTTATAAGAGAACAATAAGACATCTCAGAGCAAAAGATTATATTAGAATAACCGGCCTTGCTCTATTGAAAATAGTTTTCGGGTTACTCTTAGTTTTGGCGTTTATTAATATAGATTCGGTAAATTGGGACTATTTTTTCCTTTTTATTCTTGTCGATTTTCTTCTGACTCTGGCAGCAATCTTCGGTGTTAGAATGATAATGGTTGTAACTTACGAGCTTTTGATGAGTTTTACACGTGATAAGTGCGAAAATATTCTTATTTACGGCATTGATGAAAAAAGCGTTTCTTTAGAAATGCGTTTAAGAAATAGTAAACATTATTTTGTTTGTGGATTTTTCATATATGGCCATAATTATAAATCTTATAAAATCAGCGGAAAATCAGTATATAATTTTAAAACGGAACAAGATTTTATAAATATTATTAATAAAAAACATATTAAGGCGATAATATTTGCTAAACACAATGATGTTCAAACAGAAAATGAAAGACTTATAGGATATTGTGAAAAGCATAGTATTAAAACTTTGATAACTCCTAATATTAGTGATGATATTTCCGGAAGAGTTAATATTAGAAAAGTTAAAATAGAGGATTTATTAGGACGAGATGAAATTGATTTGGATATGGATCATCTGAAAAAAAATTTTAATGATAAAGTAATATTTGTTACAGGTGCTGCCGGAAGTATTGGCAGTGAAATCTGCCGCCAACTTTCAAAATTGGAAATTAAACAATTGATACTTTTTGATATTGCGGAAACACCGCTTCATAATATCCGTATTGAGCTTGAAACAAAGTTTCCGAAAGCTAACATTACTTGTATAATAGGAGATATTAGAGTTAAGGAACGCCTCGAAATGGTATTCAAAAAATATTTACCCGAAATAGTCATTCATGCAGCTGCATATAAACATGTTCCGTTAATGGAAGAAAATCCCTGTGAAGCTGTCCTCGTGAATGTTGTTGGTACAAAAAATGTTGCCGATATGGCTGTAAAATTCGGAGTGAAAAAAATGATTGTGGTTTCTACAGATAAAGCTGTAAATCCTACAAATATAATGGGAGCAACAAAACGCCTTGCCGAAATATACGTGCAAAGTTTAGGCAGCGCCATAGAACAAAATACTATTGAGAGTTGTACCTCTTTTGTTACTACACGCTTCGGCAATGTTCTTGGTAGTAACGGTTCTGTAATTCCGCATTTTAGAAAACAAATCGAAAATGGTGGCCCTGTTACAGTAACTCATCCTGATATTATAAGATATTTTATGACTATTCCCGAAGCTTGTCGTTTAGTTCTTGAAGCAGCCATTATGAACGAAACAAACAAAATATTCGCTTTTGAAATGGGTGACCAAGTAAAAATAATTGATCTTGCTAAACGTATGATAATGCTTTCAGGATTAGTTCCAAACGAAGATATTAAAATTGAATTTATTGGTTTACGGCCGGGTGAAAAATTATATGAAGAGGTGCTTAATAATGAAGAAGATACAATTCCAACAGAACATAAAAAAATCAAAATTGCAAACGTTCGTAAATATAAATTCAAGGAAATAATAAATGATTTCGAAAAGATAGAAAGTCTTTCTCGTAAAATAGAAATAGACGAAACCGTACGATTAATGAAAATGATGGTACCGGAGTATAAATCACAAAATTCTGAGTTTACGAAATTTGATAATTAG
- a CDS encoding UDP-glucose/GDP-mannose dehydrogenase family protein → MKIIVIGTGYVGLVTGTCFSEMGIDVVCVDVDNEKINLLKQGVVPIYEPGLEDMIKRNCEAGRLHFTTDLVSVINDVDVIFSAVGTPPDEDGSADLRYVLDVAETIGKNMTKYVLLVTKSTVPVGTSQKVKAKIKEELDKRKIDIPFDVASNPEFLKEGSAVADFMRPDRIVVGIESEKAKDIMDKLYKPFTINNYRTIFTDIPSAEMIKYAANAMLATRISFMNDIANLCELVGADVNMVRRGIGSDTRIGNKFLYPGCGYGGSCFPKDIKALIKTAEESGYEMRVLKAVEEVNNDQKRILFKKLNKHYKNIKGKTIAIWGLSFKPETDDMREATSLVLIDELLAAGAKVKVFDPVAMEEAKRRLGNKIIYCEDMYQTAKNSDALILVTEWKTFRIPNWHKLKTLMNNPLIIDGRNIYDKRELMEIGFEYEGI, encoded by the coding sequence ATGAAAATCATTGTGATTGGAACCGGATATGTAGGGCTTGTTACCGGAACTTGTTTTTCGGAAATGGGTATAGATGTTGTTTGTGTGGATGTAGATAACGAGAAGATAAACCTTCTTAAACAGGGTGTTGTTCCTATATATGAACCCGGTTTGGAAGATATGATCAAAAGAAATTGTGAAGCAGGCAGATTACATTTTACAACCGATCTGGTTTCTGTTATAAATGATGTTGATGTTATCTTTAGTGCTGTTGGAACTCCACCGGATGAAGACGGTAGTGCAGACTTGCGATACGTTTTAGATGTAGCCGAAACAATAGGTAAAAACATGACAAAATACGTTTTGCTGGTTACTAAAAGCACTGTACCCGTTGGTACCTCACAAAAAGTTAAAGCAAAAATTAAGGAAGAACTCGATAAAAGAAAGATTGATATTCCTTTTGATGTAGCTTCTAACCCGGAATTTCTTAAGGAAGGGTCTGCCGTTGCCGATTTTATGCGTCCGGATAGAATTGTCGTCGGTATTGAAAGTGAAAAAGCAAAGGACATAATGGATAAACTTTACAAACCATTTACAATCAATAATTACCGTACGATATTTACTGATATTCCTTCCGCTGAAATGATAAAATATGCTGCAAATGCAATGCTTGCAACACGTATTTCCTTTATGAACGATATAGCAAATCTTTGCGAGTTGGTAGGTGCAGATGTCAATATGGTGCGTCGCGGCATAGGGTCAGATACTCGTATTGGAAATAAATTCCTATATCCGGGTTGTGGATATGGTGGCTCTTGTTTTCCTAAAGATATTAAAGCTCTTATCAAAACCGCCGAAGAATCGGGATACGAAATGAGAGTTCTTAAGGCTGTAGAGGAAGTTAATAATGATCAAAAAAGAATTCTCTTTAAAAAGTTAAATAAACATTACAAAAATATTAAGGGTAAAACCATTGCAATATGGGGGTTATCTTTTAAACCCGAAACCGATGATATGCGAGAGGCTACTTCTTTAGTTTTAATAGATGAATTGTTGGCAGCCGGCGCTAAAGTTAAAGTTTTTGATCCTGTTGCTATGGAAGAAGCTAAAAGACGTCTCGGCAATAAAATAATTTATTGCGAGGATATGTATCAAACAGCCAAAAACTCTGATGCCTTAATACTTGTTACTGAGTGGAAAACATTCAGAATACCAAATTGGCATAAACTCAAAACATTAATGAATAATCCCTTAATAATTGACGGTAGAAATATCTATGATAAACGAGAGTTGATGGAGATAGGGTTTGAGTATGAAGGAATTTAG